The nucleotide sequence AGCAAGGCTTTCAGTGCTGACGAGACCAGCGGCGAACTGCACTTCGGCGAAGGTCGGTATTCCGATGTCCCCGAGTATCTCGGTGGCTTCACCGTCGTTGATGTCTCCAATCAGGAGTCCGCAAAGTTTTGGGCCGGCAAGCTCGCAACGGCTTGTGGCTGGCCACAAGAGGTCCGACCACTCCATGTATGACGACTGCTTGATGCGATTTGCGAGGCCGCTCGGTTGAGGCGGCGCCTTCGTGGACAGACCAACGCCC is from Bradyrhizobium xenonodulans and encodes:
- a CDS encoding YciI family protein → MAHYIIYFNQQWVGDHSEEWFQSRGPLARAVVAEMKEAGVLIFAAGVDEDLSKAFSADETSGELHFGEGRYSDVPEYLGGFTVVDVSNQESAKFWAGKLATACGWPQEVRPLHV